AATTTCTTCTCCTGGTCAAGGCCATTTTCGACAACAATTTCCTAACTGGCCCGGTTTGGTTGGACAAGAATCCTGAAcgatggaggatgaggggctGCGGAATGACTTCCGCGGTTTCAACATCCGCAACGGAGCGCGCAGATTCCCGCGCTTTTCCGAACTACAATGACGTCCGGGAATTATGACAAAAAGCAGTCTAGCCGAATCCAAAACCGATTGATAGGTGAAACTAGTGGATTGTCGGTCTAGTGATTGGGTGGTGTATAAAACAGGGCCTTTATGAGATTCTCAAATACAGTGGTCAATCCCGTCACGAATAATGGTGCATTGGATAGGTATCAAAGTATAAAACAACACCTTTTGGCGTGTAGAAGGTTTCCTGCTGGTCAGTCGTTGAGTTGACAATGGCCAAACCGGTAGATTTCCCTTTGTGTCCGACTTTCGGGCCCTCACAGTTCGAGATGTCTGCTTCGAACCTCGAAGCCACCCGCTCCGGTAGGCTGGGTAGGCAGGTACCCGCCCACGGGCGGCGGGTCGGGTGCCGTTGCCCCTTACTTCATTGGTATGCAGCATGCGAAAGAGCGGGCTAGATATGCTCGTGGGATTGCAGTGCTGCAGTGCTGAAGAGCACGCCAATTCTTTGATGGGACATGGTAAGGGGGTCGGGCGAAAACTTGCCTTCTGATCTTGGATGAGACTGTCATTGCGCGTGCCGTTCACGATGGAGTAATCGCTACACTCCGGGTCAactagaagaagaaaaatcGGCGGCACACTCATACGCTTGCCTGTTCGTTCATCCCCAGGGTTAAGAATGCCGAACCAGCTGAACTCACCTTTGCCGCCGGGCTAAGAGTTGGGCTGTGAAGATTCCAAGATTGGGCGTCCCGAGCCGCAAGCTATCCTAGGCTTTGCGTGAGAAGTTTGAATCCTGCATCCGATTTTTTGGATGCACTACAATGACTTCCAGCCATTGGTCACTGCATCAGCCGAGTTCCATATAGTATCCCTAGTTGAGATCATTCTGCCGTGCACATTCATGGTCATGACTTCGTATCGCACACAAAAACGCCAAATCATAGTCCTTCCTAGCATGACACTTGTAGCGTCACGCTGTCACGCCCGTCTCATCAAATCAATCCTTCCAGCAACCTCGTCCAGTTCATCGTCAAACAAACTTCGCGCTCCACTTAAACTCGCCATCCATGCCCCAGTCACATTCTGGTGGGGGGAGCATTTCATGTTTATCGTCAGAATAGTCGTCAGAATAGTCCTTGGTGTTGATCTTGCGGAACCGCACGTCCGCACGGCGTGCTTCCTGTTGTAAAGCTTTCGTGTCAAAACTAACATCGGGCTTGTCGAATGGAGCCTCGATAGAGAGCTCGCGCAGTCGTGGGGTCCGAGAACGACGTTGAAGCATCCGGCAACAGTTGTCAATTAGGAATTGCGTCTGTTCTGGTGTGCTGAATCCTGTAATGCGTAATACTTCGAGCGACTCCGGCAGCCGATCATCAAGGTGGTTATTGATTCCAGGTTCTTCTTCGTTCTCCATATCGGAGTGGTTTGAAAACTCGTCGTAGTCAAAATCTTCTGGATCGTGTATGAGGTACCCAGCAGCAATGTAAAGGTTCGTGAGTTTAGAGAATTGAGAGAAGTCCAGCGGATGTATCTCCCCTTCCTGGTGAATATAAATTCCAGGCTCGAACGAAAGTGTTATGTTTTCCAGTGTTTCCCAGTGCGGGCGGAGTGCCCTGGTAATGGAAAGCCCAGACAGTCTCACGTGAATTCGAGGGTCCCAGTCACGATGGAAGATAAACGTCCTTACCGACCTGCAGTGTTTAAGGATCGTTTGCAAGCTGTACAAATCGACATTGCAGTGGCGGAGTTCAAGGTGCGTGATCGCCGACGCAGTTGTCTCTTTGCCGCTATCTGAATCCTCAGTCTGAATCTCAACTCCGTCATCCCGGCCATCTCGCCTGATGGGCCCCCAATTGCTGGCGAAAAAGTGGGTCAGCGCAGGCATCTGAAAAAGGGGGAGTATTTCAGAGGAGTTGCCACATGGGGATTCGGAGTTGACTTTCAGATGGGTCAAATTCCTAAGAATAAGGGGCGAGGGCGTCGAATCTACCTTTTTCATATCAGCTTTAGGCAACAGGTGCCAGATAAATACCGGGTCCAAAGACCAGTTGGACTCCAACTTTTCCAGCGAAGGGAGAAACACAAAGGCAAGGGCAATAAGGGAATCCAAGCTCGGCGAAACCTCCTGCAACTCCGTGCACCAATTGAACTTGTGCTTATCTAGCAGCGGAAGTCGCCGCACCACAGTCACGAGCTTGAACATGTCCAGCCTGTCCGGACGACCAAGGATGTTGCCCGTCACCATTCGCGCAACTAGCTCCTTGCGGCGCCGTGCTAAGGACTGATGCGAAACCCATGATAGTTCTTTGAGTTCGAGCGACCGTACGCACTGGGCGAGGTATGGTCTGGAGAACACGGACATGATGAACCGTCGCACCTTAAAGCAGGCAGTGTCAGCTTTCCAAACAACAAAGTAAGCGGCAGAGCAACTAGTACCTTGCGCGACTCGTCCGCGTCATCTAAGCCCAACGAAACATGCGAGTACAGGATCGGGGTTATTATGCGATGGAATCTCTTGTTGAGAGTCGCGATGAGGAGCAAGGTGTGCGAGTCTCGTTCAAAGTAGGTGGCGAAGATGTACAACAGCAGCTCTTCAGGCAGGTCGGCAAACAGCATGGTGTCTCAAGGGTCGCGGCGACCCGAGCCGCCGATATAGGTAACGACAGCAATACTCTCCTCGCGTGAAGATAGCCTCGTGATAGATGCGGCGCTTTGGGAGTGTCGAGGCGCAAGGGGTTGACCTGGCGATCAGTGCAGGCTGGAGTATCTCGAGTGTGTTCTGGAAATCGTGGGGTCCACGAAAATTGACGCTTCAGTTTTCTCCCAATGGCCAGCCGTAGTCGCAGCCCAGACCAGCAGATCTCCGCCTTGCCGCTGTACGAACCGCAGCCAAGCAACCCAAGCTCGGCTTCCAACTTTGCCCTGCAACTTCCAACTTTTCCAACTTCTCGGTCCTATAACCACCAATGGCA
Above is a window of Aspergillus puulaauensis MK2 DNA, chromosome 2, nearly complete sequence DNA encoding:
- a CDS encoding uncharacterized protein (InterPro:IPR001810;~PFAM:PF12937;~go_function: GO:0005515 - protein binding [Evidence IEA]), which translates into the protein MLFADLPEELLLYIFATYFERDSHTLLLIATLNKRFHRIITPILYSHVSLGLDDADESRKVRRFIMSVFSRPYLAQCVRSLELKELSWVSHQSLARRRKELVARMVTGNILGRPDRLDMFKLVTVVRRLPLLDKHKFNWCTELQEVSPSLDSLIALAFVFLPSLEKLESNWSLDPVFIWHLLPKADMKKVDSTPSPLILRNLTHLKVNSESPCGNSSEILPLFQMPALTHFFASNWGPIRRDGRDDGVEIQTEDSDSGKETTASAITHLELRHCNVDLYSLQTILKHCRSVRTFIFHRDWDPRIHVRLSGLSITRALRPHWETLENITLSFEPGIYIHQEGEIHPLDFSQFSKLTNLYIAAGYLIHDPEDFDYDEFSNHSDMENEEEPGINNHLDDRLPESLEVLRITGFSTPEQTQFLIDNCCRMLQRRSRTPRLRELSIEAPFDKPDVSFDTKALQQEARRADVRFRKINTKDYSDDYSDDKHEMLPPPECDWGMDGEFKWSAKFV